A part of Cannabis sativa cultivar Pink pepper isolate KNU-18-1 chromosome 6, ASM2916894v1, whole genome shotgun sequence genomic DNA contains:
- the LOC115715212 gene encoding alpha-humulene synthase-like isoform X2: MSTQILASSYSNENPYKIVRSTKTFHPHIWGEQFLHYNISEQDWYCQQQKVEKLKEVIRREIFGESSSSSAYYDSWKNQLKLIDVVERLGLSYHFESEIENMIEQIYNKTNSDDFLKDEDLHDVSLWFTLLRQHGFRVSSDIFEKFKDEDGNFKKYLVSDTLGLLSLYEASHLSCVGENILDEALAFTTTHLIEFLAKTKDHYDDDDFLSKEISQALERPLRKTLVNLHAKHFISIYEKDASHNKVLLQLAKLDFNLLQSMHKEELSEISRKCLTELNRILQ, from the exons ATGTCCACTCAAATCTTAGCATCATCATATTCAAATGAAAACCCATATAAAATTGTTCGTTCTACAAAAACATTTCATCCACATATTTGGGGAGAACAATTCTTACATTACAACATCTCAGAACAAGATTGG TATTGTCAACAACAAAAGGTTGAGAAATTGAAAGAAGTGATTAGAAGAGAAATATTTGgagaatcatcatcatcatcagcttATTATGATTCTTGGAAAAATCAATTGAAGTTAATTGATGTGGTAGAACGTTTGGGATTGTCCTATCATTTTGAAAGTGAAATAGAAAATATGATAGAACAAATCTACAACAAAACCAATAGTGATGATTTTCTCAAAGATGAAGATTTGCATGATGTTTCCTTGTGGTTTACACTTCTACGACAACATGGATTTAGGGTTTCTTCTg atatatttgaaaaattcaaagATGAAGATGGcaactttaaaaaatatttggtAAGTGATACTCTTGGTTTGCTTAGCCTATATGAAGCTTCACACTTGAGTTGTGTTGGAGAAAATATACTTGATGAAGCACTTGCTTTCACAACAACACACTTGATTGAGTTTTTGGCAAAGACAAAAGATCACTATGATGACGATGATTTCTTGTCAAAAGAAATATCTCAAGCCCTAGAGAGACCCTTAAGAAAGACCCTAGTAAATCTTCATGCTAAGCATTTCATTTcgatatatgaaaaagatgccTCACATAACAAAGTATTGCTACAACTTGCAAAGCTAGATTTCAATCTATTACAATCCATGCACAAAGAGGAGCTTAGTGAAATCAGcag GAAATGCCTAACAGAACTGAACAGGATCCTGCAATGA
- the LOC115715212 gene encoding alpha-humulene synthase-like isoform X1, producing MSTQILASSYSNENPYKIVRSTKTFHPHIWGEQFLHYNISEQDWYCQQQKVEKLKEVIRREIFGESSSSSAYYDSWKNQLKLIDVVERLGLSYHFESEIENMIEQIYNKTNSDDFLKDEDLHDVSLWFTLLRQHGFRVSSDIFEKFKDEDGNFKKYLVSDTLGLLSLYEASHLSCVGENILDEALAFTTTHLIEFLAKTKDHYDDDDFLSKEISQALERPLRKTLVNLHAKHFISIYEKDASHNKVLLQLAKLDFNLLQSMHKEELSEISSRKCLTELNRILQ from the exons ATGTCCACTCAAATCTTAGCATCATCATATTCAAATGAAAACCCATATAAAATTGTTCGTTCTACAAAAACATTTCATCCACATATTTGGGGAGAACAATTCTTACATTACAACATCTCAGAACAAGATTGG TATTGTCAACAACAAAAGGTTGAGAAATTGAAAGAAGTGATTAGAAGAGAAATATTTGgagaatcatcatcatcatcagcttATTATGATTCTTGGAAAAATCAATTGAAGTTAATTGATGTGGTAGAACGTTTGGGATTGTCCTATCATTTTGAAAGTGAAATAGAAAATATGATAGAACAAATCTACAACAAAACCAATAGTGATGATTTTCTCAAAGATGAAGATTTGCATGATGTTTCCTTGTGGTTTACACTTCTACGACAACATGGATTTAGGGTTTCTTCTg atatatttgaaaaattcaaagATGAAGATGGcaactttaaaaaatatttggtAAGTGATACTCTTGGTTTGCTTAGCCTATATGAAGCTTCACACTTGAGTTGTGTTGGAGAAAATATACTTGATGAAGCACTTGCTTTCACAACAACACACTTGATTGAGTTTTTGGCAAAGACAAAAGATCACTATGATGACGATGATTTCTTGTCAAAAGAAATATCTCAAGCCCTAGAGAGACCCTTAAGAAAGACCCTAGTAAATCTTCATGCTAAGCATTTCATTTcgatatatgaaaaagatgccTCACATAACAAAGTATTGCTACAACTTGCAAAGCTAGATTTCAATCTATTACAATCCATGCACAAAGAGGAGCTTAGTGAAATCAGcag CAGGAAATGCCTAACAGAACTGAACAGGATCCTGCAATGA
- the LOC115715212 gene encoding alpha-humulene synthase-like isoform X3, producing the protein MKRKYCQQQKVEKLKEVIRREIFGESSSSSAYYDSWKNQLKLIDVVERLGLSYHFESEIENMIEQIYNKTNSDDFLKDEDLHDVSLWFTLLRQHGFRVSSDIFEKFKDEDGNFKKYLVSDTLGLLSLYEASHLSCVGENILDEALAFTTTHLIEFLAKTKDHYDDDDFLSKEISQALERPLRKTLVNLHAKHFISIYEKDASHNKVLLQLAKLDFNLLQSMHKEELSEISSRKCLTELNRILQ; encoded by the exons ATGAAACGAAAG TATTGTCAACAACAAAAGGTTGAGAAATTGAAAGAAGTGATTAGAAGAGAAATATTTGgagaatcatcatcatcatcagcttATTATGATTCTTGGAAAAATCAATTGAAGTTAATTGATGTGGTAGAACGTTTGGGATTGTCCTATCATTTTGAAAGTGAAATAGAAAATATGATAGAACAAATCTACAACAAAACCAATAGTGATGATTTTCTCAAAGATGAAGATTTGCATGATGTTTCCTTGTGGTTTACACTTCTACGACAACATGGATTTAGGGTTTCTTCTg atatatttgaaaaattcaaagATGAAGATGGcaactttaaaaaatatttggtAAGTGATACTCTTGGTTTGCTTAGCCTATATGAAGCTTCACACTTGAGTTGTGTTGGAGAAAATATACTTGATGAAGCACTTGCTTTCACAACAACACACTTGATTGAGTTTTTGGCAAAGACAAAAGATCACTATGATGACGATGATTTCTTGTCAAAAGAAATATCTCAAGCCCTAGAGAGACCCTTAAGAAAGACCCTAGTAAATCTTCATGCTAAGCATTTCATTTcgatatatgaaaaagatgccTCACATAACAAAGTATTGCTACAACTTGCAAAGCTAGATTTCAATCTATTACAATCCATGCACAAAGAGGAGCTTAGTGAAATCAGcag CAGGAAATGCCTAACAGAACTGAACAGGATCCTGCAATGA
- the LOC115715212 gene encoding alpha-humulene synthase-like isoform X4 gives MKRKYCQQQKVEKLKEVIRREIFGESSSSSAYYDSWKNQLKLIDVVERLGLSYHFESEIENMIEQIYNKTNSDDFLKDEDLHDVSLWFTLLRQHGFRVSSDIFEKFKDEDGNFKKYLVSDTLGLLSLYEASHLSCVGENILDEALAFTTTHLIEFLAKTKDHYDDDDFLSKEISQALERPLRKTLVNLHAKHFISIYEKDASHNKVLLQLAKLDFNLLQSMHKEELSEISRKCLTELNRILQ, from the exons ATGAAACGAAAG TATTGTCAACAACAAAAGGTTGAGAAATTGAAAGAAGTGATTAGAAGAGAAATATTTGgagaatcatcatcatcatcagcttATTATGATTCTTGGAAAAATCAATTGAAGTTAATTGATGTGGTAGAACGTTTGGGATTGTCCTATCATTTTGAAAGTGAAATAGAAAATATGATAGAACAAATCTACAACAAAACCAATAGTGATGATTTTCTCAAAGATGAAGATTTGCATGATGTTTCCTTGTGGTTTACACTTCTACGACAACATGGATTTAGGGTTTCTTCTg atatatttgaaaaattcaaagATGAAGATGGcaactttaaaaaatatttggtAAGTGATACTCTTGGTTTGCTTAGCCTATATGAAGCTTCACACTTGAGTTGTGTTGGAGAAAATATACTTGATGAAGCACTTGCTTTCACAACAACACACTTGATTGAGTTTTTGGCAAAGACAAAAGATCACTATGATGACGATGATTTCTTGTCAAAAGAAATATCTCAAGCCCTAGAGAGACCCTTAAGAAAGACCCTAGTAAATCTTCATGCTAAGCATTTCATTTcgatatatgaaaaagatgccTCACATAACAAAGTATTGCTACAACTTGCAAAGCTAGATTTCAATCTATTACAATCCATGCACAAAGAGGAGCTTAGTGAAATCAGcag GAAATGCCTAACAGAACTGAACAGGATCCTGCAATGA